The DNA segment CGTCCGCTTGACGTTCATTGGCGGTGAATAGGATGGGACCGACTTGGAAGTGTCGCACTGATCGGACACGAATACGAACGCTTTTCCACGCCCTACGGAATGTGTCCATAATGAAGGTCTCCGTCGTTATCTGCACCTATTCACCGGATCTGTACGACGATTTTTGCGAGGCCGTCGAGAGTGTCCTTGAACAGGACTACGACACGGTCGAAGTCGTCGCTGTGATCGACGGGTCCGATTCCGTGGGTGAACGTGTACGACGTGACTGGGACGACCACGACAGCGTGGCTATCGTCGAAAACGACGAGACTATCGGACTCTCGGCGAGTCGGAATCGTGGGAGCGAAGAGGCGACTGGTGACGTGATCGCGTTTATGGACGACGATGCGGTCGCCGCCGAAGGATGGGTTCAGGAATTAGTACGGACGTACACTGAGACTGACGTCGAAGCGGTCGGCGGGAAGATGCTCCCGCTGTGGGTCGCCGAAGAACCGTGGTTCCTGCCCGCAGAATTTTACTGGCTAGTCGGCGTGACGCACCGTGGTTTTCCCGCCGAAGGTCCGGTTCGTAACACGTTCGGCTCGAATATCTCGTTTCGCGCTACAGTCCTCGAGGAACTCGATGGGTTCGACGAAACGCTCGGCCGAAAAGGGAGCGGCCAAGTCCAGGGGGAAGAAACTGAACTTGCATCGCGTGTGAGACAGGAACTCGACGGCACGCTCTATTACACGCCGGACGCTGCCGTCTACCACAAGGTGTTTTCGTATCGGACACAGCCGCTGTGGTTAGGAAAACGGGCGTTTTGGCAAGGCTATTCGAAGAGCGTAATGGAACAGCGACTCTCGGAACCGTCTCCGACAGAATCTGCCTTTCTACGCCAACTGCTCTTCTCGTTCGTCCCGTCACGACTTCGTGGCCTCGTTTCGGACCCGTCTCGCTCGTCGCTAGCCCAATTACTGATGCTTTTCGTGCTGACTGGTCTCGTCGGGTTCGGGTATCTTTACGGAACTGCTCGTCGCTTTTTACAGAGTGAAGCGTAGTTTTGCGTTTAGGACGAAGGTTCTAGGCTGTTAGGGATGAATCGACACGATCTCGATACTAGCGGATACATCGCACTCTCTCCGACCAACTCGCAGGTGAGAGGACCAAATTAACACGCCGAGCCAGGCTAGTAGATTTCGACAGCGGCACGTATTTCACATCCACGGCACAATCTCGCGGCATGTCGACGCCTGACGACGTTTGTGTCGTCACTCATCCAATCGGGTCATCTGCAGACAGCCACGCCGAAACGTTAACTCGGATTATCGGTTCCATCACATCCGTCTCCCTCGTGGCCGTCTGGATTTCCGACGAAGCCTCGTTGATTGATGAGTACGACATCACCCGTGTTAGCGCGACTGCTATGAACGGCAACGTGGTTCAGAATGCGGTTCAGTTCATTTTAAACCAGTTCCGGATGGCGCTGATTCTCCGACGTCGAGACGAGTCGACGGTTCTCTTCTTTGGCACCACTGCGTATCTACTCCCAATTCTCGTAGCCAGAACGAGCGGAAAACGTGTCATTCTCGAGCCCCGTGGAGACGTCCCGTTGACCCTTCGCTTACAGTGGGAACGCCGAATGCCGGATCCATTGGCAGGCGTGCTCGCCGGACTGGTTCGATTACTCGAACGCGCCGGCTACCTGCTCGCCAATGACGTGATCACGTACACGCCATCGATGGCGCGCGAACTGGATCTGGATCCAACATCGGAATCGGTACACCCAAACGGGGCCAGGTACGTCGATCTGGATCGTTTCTACCCGCGAACGCCGTTCGAAGATCGGGA comes from the Halovivax cerinus genome and includes:
- a CDS encoding glycosyltransferase; the protein is MKVSVVICTYSPDLYDDFCEAVESVLEQDYDTVEVVAVIDGSDSVGERVRRDWDDHDSVAIVENDETIGLSASRNRGSEEATGDVIAFMDDDAVAAEGWVQELVRTYTETDVEAVGGKMLPLWVAEEPWFLPAEFYWLVGVTHRGFPAEGPVRNTFGSNISFRATVLEELDGFDETLGRKGSGQVQGEETELASRVRQELDGTLYYTPDAAVYHKVFSYRTQPLWLGKRAFWQGYSKSVMEQRLSEPSPTESAFLRQLLFSFVPSRLRGLVSDPSRSSLAQLLMLFVLTGLVGFGYLYGTARRFLQSEA